gatggaccggctgctggccaaggcccaGCCAATCAGCACccctgtgataacatatttaagaagggaaaaaaacgaTTTAGAgaaagcttttgcagccagagagaggagtgagaagatgtaagaaactctgcagacaccaaggtcagtgcagaaggagggggaggaggtgctcgCACAACTGGAATGCTGTCACGGATGGTTATGTACGTTTTAGGAAAGACAGACCACCTAGgcaaggtggtggagttgctggttatgtgagagagcaactggaatgtatcgaGCTCCGCctaggggtggatgaagaaagagtcgagagcttatgggtaaggatgaaggggcaggctaatatggggggacactgttgtgggtgtttactacaggtCACGTGCTCAGGAGGACGAAGttgatgaggccttctacagacaaCTAGAAGTAGCCTCAcgatcacaggccctggtcgtcacgggggacttcaaccaccctgatagTTGCTAGAAAAGCATCACGGCCAGGCACGCACAGTCCGGGAGGTTTCTGTAGAGCAACTTTCTGACACAGGTggtagaggagcccacgaggagaggggtgctgccggaccttgtactaacaaacatAGAAGGACTcgttggggatgtgaaggttgggggcagccgtggctgcagtgaccatgagatggtggagttcaggatcctgcgtggcaggagcagggcaatcAGTAGGATTACAAACCTGGATGTGAGGAGAGCtcactttggcctcttcaaagacctgcttgggagaacCCCGTGGGTTAAGGTTCTAGAAGGTAAGGGGAGTCCAAGAGAGCaggtcaatattcaagcaccgCTTCCTCCAAGGCCGTGATTGGTGCATCCCAACaagtaggaaatcaagcaaaggaggcaggagacctgtaTGGATAggcaaggagctcctggagaaACTCATTAAACTGAGTAGCTGCCCTAAATTCTCTTAGGCAGCGTGGGGCTGAACATGGGATAAATGCCATTATAGTCACTGGAGATCTAGTAAATTCAGCTGGTGGAAAAGAGAGACACCTAGCTCTCCCTGTGGTACAGGACCTCTGAAAACTGCCATGAACACAACGAGTAGGAAAAGGCTCTTTTGGCCTTTATTTGGGCATCAGCTGTTATTTCACCTGGCAAAGGAATTTCCCACCAGGCTCATATACGATCCCCAAGATGTTGCCCTGTCTGTATGAATGGCTCCATTAGAGCCTGCAGTTACCGGCATGTACCTTGCACCACCTCTGGCACCTCCAGTGTCATCGGGATGTTGCATCTGCGCCCTCATTCTTGCTTTCCATCTCCATTAATCAGCATGGGAGCTGAGAAAAGAGGCTCACATGCAGGTGCCTCTTTTGTGCACACCTGAAGAGGGGCAAGAGGAATTCCACCTCCTGTGGGTTTGTGCTGTGCATGGGAGGGATCTGAGTCCCTTTCCAGCTCTAGCACTAGGAATCCAGGATGAGATACCTGCATTGACTCAGCTGAATGCCTTCCCTCAGCGGGGGTAACAGAGATCCCTGCCTGTTGCTGCCTGGGTGGCCTGTGGAATGCTGGGACAAGGAAAGGTTGTTGTAGGACCTAACTCTGTCACCGATAGGACAAATGACACCGCTGGAAAGAAGTGTCTCTCCCCAGCTGAGAGGGGGAACATCAGTGATTCCGTCAGCCAAAAGATGCTGGAAGCATTGCAGGGCTCAATGTACAGCGAATTACCAGTGAGCCGACAGCTGCGGCGATACCCCATGGTCTGGACAAAAAGGTTGGTGCTAAAAAGAATGTTCTTATCTTTGGCCTTGGAGGTGGCCCCTGTGATGTGTCTGTTCTGAGTATTGAAGATGGCATCTGTGAGGGGAAATCTGCTGCAGGTGACACAGCAGTTTCCCCTGGATGGAGCCCGGGGGGGGAACAGAGAAAGTGCCACCTTgggctggtcctctgctgctgagctgggccgggctcctgggatggagggagctcatggcccgtgggcagcgctgcagagagacagctctgcccaggagcagggctgagggcactgcctgcaggcCCCGAGGGGAGGGAATCGAGGCAGACAGAGCTTAAAGGCACTCTGGGGTGGGAGGATGCTGCGAGCTCCCTGGAGGAGAAATCTTCACAGAGAGTAAGTCTGTGACTGCAGGGCATTGCATCTGCGGATCCTGGTGGGATCTCCTGAAGCTGGCACATCGCACAGCCTGCAGGATCGGTAAGTACAACTCTCGGAGATTCTCTGGTGTGGAGGATGAGGATGCGCTCCAGAGCAGGGATGCCCTGCTGCCCCATCAGAGGGACAAGGCATGagggctgccttctgctgtggaCGGCTGCAGGGGTATGAAGCtgggtgtgcaggcaggggtgcccagggctgtccttgcgagcagggtccctgcaccccagggtgctgtgTGCTGGGTCAGGGACTCTTCCACCTGCCAGGGTCAAGAGTACCCAGGGAGCTCCCCACAGCGCTCTGGGGAGCAGCTGTGGGTGGAAGGAGATGCCCGCGGCAGGGCACAGCATGGCAAGGCTGTGCTGTGAGGGTCAgggctgctcacagctccaGATCACCCCAGGATATTTGCAGAGGGTCCCACATGGTGGGGTGCGATCTGTGAGCACGGGCcaggaggagacagagaagcagctcctgggagggacagctccaggcagcagagataTGGGCAAGCAGTgagagggagctgctgccagaagCACTATGAGAGGTGGGATTCAGGCACCTCCCTGCCATCCTCTGCAGCACGGATGCCTTCTCTGGGCAAtcctctgtctcctctcccacccagcacagcctctgTGGGATGCTTGCTTTGCCTCTCAGGGCACACAAGGTTTAATTTTCAGGACAGCAGAAATGCCAAGGATTTCTGTCAGCAGAACTCGGAGGTAAAGGTTTTCCTGAAAGGCGATGGGCAGTTTGGAGGGGTGTCTATGGGAAATGGCTTTGATTTTGGTCTGAGAAGTCTCCCCTAACTGCTCACTGTCCTTTCCTCCACGCATAGCCCCCATGCCCAGAGGCAGCAGATGTCCAACGGCAGCTCCATcacccagttcctcctcctggcctttgcagacacacggcagctgcagctcttgcacttctggctcttcctgggcatctacctggctgccctcctgggcaacggcctcatcatcaccaccatagCCTGCGACCACcgcctccacacccccatgtacttcttcctcatcaacctctccctccttgacctgggctccatctccaccactCTTCCCAAATCCATGGCCAATTCCTTGTGGGACACCAGGGACATCTCCTACTTGggatgtgctgcacagctctttctgtttggctttttggttggagcagagttttctcttttgACCGTCATGGCCTACGACCGctacgttgccatctgccaccccctgcactacgggaccctcctgggcagcagagcttgtgtccacatggcagcagctgcctggggcagtgggtttctcactgctctgctgcacacggccaatacattttccatacccctctgccagggcaatgctgtgggacagttcttctgtgaaatcccccagatcctcaagctctcctgctcacacTCCTACCTCAGGGAAGTTGGGCTTCTTGAGTTTAGCCTCTCTTTAGGATTTGGATGTTTTGTGTTCATTGTGGtgtcctatgtgcagatcttcagggccgtgctgaggatcccctcggagcagggacggcaca
This genomic window from Balearica regulorum gibbericeps isolate bBalReg1 unplaced genomic scaffold, bBalReg1.pri scaffold_116_arrow_ctg1, whole genome shotgun sequence contains:
- the LOC142599755 gene encoding olfactory receptor 14J1-like, with the translated sequence MSNGSSITQFLLLAFADTRQLQLLHFWLFLGIYLAALLGNGLIITTIACDHRLHTPMYFFLINLSLLDLGSISTTLPKSMANSLWDTRDISYLGCAAQLFLFGFLVGAEFSLLTVMAYDRYVAICHPLHYGTLLGSRACVHMAAAAWGSGFLTALLHTANTFSIPLCQGNAVGQFFCEIPQILKLSCSHSYLREVGLLEFSLSLGFGCFVFIVVSYVQIFRAVLRIPSEQGRHKAFSTCLPHLAVVSLVISTGMFAYLKPPSMSSPSLDLVVAVLYSVVPPAVNPLIYSMRNMELKNALRNMILVVTFQQQ